In one Pseudomonas sp. R84 genomic region, the following are encoded:
- a CDS encoding beta (1-6) glucans synthase, translating into MQVTCVALQPLGLTMSATSRFPFLPYLFACLLGLFALGGFWYGLGQPVILPDAATPTHKLQCASYTPFDKDQSPFDVPFKLRPERMDADLALLATRFECIRTYSMTGLEALPDLARKHGLKLMIGAWVNSNPVDTEKEVDLLIKSANANPDVVSAVIVGNEALLRKEVTGAQLARLINKVKSQVKQSVTYADVWEFWLKHPEIAPAVDFLTIHLLPYWEDDPSNIDVALQHVADVRQVFGNKFAPKDVMIGETGWPSEGRQRETALPSRVNEAKFIRGFVAMAEKEGWHYNLIEAFDQPWKRGSEGAVGGYWGLFDADRQDKGVLAGPVTNVPYWKEWLAVGGLIFLGTLMLGGRVRTTRSALVLPLLGVLAACSIGAWGDLARVTTRFASEWLWVGLLTALNLLVLAHAALTLSARAGWRERAFNLLERRAGWLVAAAGFAAAVMMLEMVFDPRYRSFASMAFVLPALVYLCRPVSVPRREIALLTFIVGAGIAPQLYQEGLQNQQAWGWALVSGLMVAALWRCLRVRKD; encoded by the coding sequence ATGCAGGTAACATGCGTCGCTTTGCAGCCACTCGGCCTGACCATGTCCGCGACTTCCCGTTTTCCCTTTCTGCCTTATCTCTTCGCCTGCCTGCTTGGGCTGTTTGCCCTCGGGGGCTTCTGGTACGGCCTCGGCCAACCGGTGATCCTGCCCGACGCTGCGACCCCGACGCATAAATTGCAGTGCGCCTCCTACACCCCGTTCGATAAAGACCAATCACCGTTCGACGTGCCGTTCAAGCTGCGCCCGGAGCGCATGGACGCCGATCTCGCATTGCTGGCGACACGCTTTGAGTGCATTCGCACTTATTCGATGACGGGCCTCGAAGCCCTGCCGGATCTGGCGCGCAAACATGGTCTCAAATTGATGATCGGCGCATGGGTCAACAGCAATCCGGTGGACACCGAGAAAGAAGTCGACCTGCTGATCAAATCGGCCAACGCCAACCCGGACGTGGTCAGCGCGGTGATCGTCGGCAACGAGGCGCTGCTGCGCAAGGAAGTCACCGGCGCGCAACTGGCCCGATTGATCAACAAGGTCAAAAGTCAGGTCAAGCAATCGGTGACGTACGCCGATGTCTGGGAGTTCTGGCTCAAGCATCCGGAAATCGCGCCGGCGGTGGACTTCCTGACCATTCACCTGCTGCCGTACTGGGAAGATGATCCGTCAAACATCGACGTCGCCCTGCAACATGTCGCGGATGTGCGCCAAGTGTTCGGCAATAAGTTCGCACCGAAGGACGTAATGATCGGCGAAACCGGCTGGCCGAGCGAAGGCCGTCAGCGCGAGACCGCCCTGCCGAGTCGGGTCAATGAGGCCAAATTCATTCGTGGTTTTGTCGCGATGGCCGAGAAGGAGGGCTGGCATTACAACCTGATCGAAGCGTTTGACCAGCCGTGGAAGCGCGGCAGTGAAGGCGCGGTCGGCGGTTACTGGGGGCTGTTCGACGCGGATCGTCAGGACAAAGGCGTGCTCGCCGGGCCGGTGACCAACGTGCCGTACTGGAAGGAATGGCTGGCGGTCGGTGGTTTGATTTTTCTTGGCACACTGATGCTCGGCGGTCGCGTTCGCACGACGCGCTCGGCGCTGGTGTTGCCGCTGCTGGGCGTCCTCGCCGCCTGCTCGATTGGCGCTTGGGGTGATCTGGCGCGGGTGACTACGCGGTTTGCCAGTGAGTGGTTGTGGGTCGGTTTGCTGACGGCGTTGAATCTGTTGGTGTTGGCACACGCTGCGCTGACGCTGAGCGCGCGTGCCGGCTGGCGTGAGCGGGCGTTCAATCTACTGGAGCGCCGCGCGGGCTGGCTGGTCGCGGCAGCAGGCTTTGCCGCTGCGGTGATGATGCTGGAGATGGTGTTCGATCCGCGTTATCGCAGCTTTGCGAGCATGGCGTTCGTGCTGCCGGCGCTGGTTTATCTGTGCCGTCCGGTCAGCGTGCCGCGCCGGGAAATTGCCCTGCTGACGTTTATTGTCGGCGCGGGGATTGCGCCGCAGCTGTATCAGGAAGGGTTGCAGAATCAGCAGGCGTGGGGTTGGGCGTTGGTCAGCGGGTTGATGGTGGCTGCTTTGTGGCGCTGCCTGCGCGTTCGAAAAGACTGA
- a CDS encoding VacJ family lipoprotein: MAKYLLLMAALLCAGVAQADNSKANAPVVVDSDGFKEPLSKLKFNPGLDQREFERSTLNALNVYDPLESWNRRVYHFNYRFDQWVFLPVVDGYRYITPSFLRTGVSNFFNNLGDVPNLVNSLLQFKGQRSMETTARLLLNTTIGIAGLWDPATAMGLPRQSEDFGQTLGFYGVPGGAYFVLPIFGPSNIRDTAGLAVDYTAESAINFLNVSEVSSNHPEVWALRAVDKRYQTSFRYGQMNSPFEYEKVRYVYTEARKLQIAE; this comes from the coding sequence GTGGCTAAATATCTCCTGCTGATGGCAGCGCTCCTCTGCGCAGGCGTGGCCCAGGCCGACAACAGTAAAGCCAACGCGCCGGTGGTCGTCGACAGCGACGGCTTCAAGGAACCGCTGTCCAAACTCAAGTTCAACCCGGGGCTGGATCAGCGCGAATTCGAGCGTTCGACGCTCAACGCACTGAACGTCTACGACCCGCTGGAATCGTGGAACCGCCGGGTTTACCACTTCAACTATCGCTTCGACCAATGGGTGTTCCTGCCGGTGGTCGATGGCTACCGTTACATCACACCCAGCTTTTTGCGCACGGGCGTGAGCAACTTCTTCAACAACCTCGGTGACGTCCCGAACCTGGTCAACAGCCTGCTGCAGTTCAAGGGCCAGCGCTCGATGGAAACCACCGCACGCCTGCTGCTCAACACCACCATCGGCATCGCCGGCCTGTGGGACCCGGCCACCGCCATGGGCCTGCCGCGTCAGAGCGAAGACTTCGGTCAGACGTTGGGCTTCTACGGTGTACCGGGCGGTGCCTACTTCGTGCTGCCGATCTTCGGCCCGTCGAACATCCGCGACACTGCAGGCCTTGCTGTCGATTACACCGCTGAATCGGCGATCAACTTCCTCAACGTCTCGGAAGTCAGCTCCAACCATCCAGAAGTCTGGGCCCTGCGTGCGGTCGACAAGCGTTATCAGACCAGCTTCCGTTATGGCCAGATGAACTCACCGTTCGAGTACGAGAAGGTGCGTTACGTATATACCGAGGCGCGTAAGTTGCAGATCGCCGAGTAG
- a CDS encoding heme-binding protein, translated as MSALTLKVAVNLVNEAINAGRRINAAPLTIAVLDTGGHLITLQREDGASLLRPNIAIGKAWGAIALGKGSRLLALDAQQRPAFIAALNSMGQGSVVPAPGGVLIRDQAGNVLGAIGISGDLSDIDEQVAIKAVEALELRADAGVAA; from the coding sequence ATGAGCGCTTTAACCTTGAAAGTCGCAGTCAACCTGGTCAACGAAGCCATCAATGCAGGGCGCCGCATCAACGCCGCGCCGCTGACCATCGCGGTACTTGATACCGGCGGCCACCTGATCACCCTGCAACGTGAAGACGGCGCGAGCCTGTTGCGCCCGAACATCGCCATCGGCAAAGCCTGGGGCGCGATCGCCTTGGGTAAAGGCTCGCGCCTGCTCGCACTCGACGCGCAACAACGCCCAGCGTTTATTGCCGCACTGAACAGCATGGGCCAGGGCAGCGTCGTGCCGGCACCGGGTGGTGTGTTGATTCGTGATCAGGCAGGGAATGTGCTGGGCGCAATCGGGATCAGCGGGGATTTGTCGGATATTGATGAGCAGGTGGCTATTAAAGCGGTGGAGGCGCTGGAGTTGCGGGCGGATGCGGGGGTGGCTGCTTGA
- a CDS encoding TetR/AcrR family transcriptional regulator codes for MSTIRERNKELILRAASEEFADKGFAATKTSDIAAKAGLPKPNVYYYFKSKENLYREVLESIIVPILQASTPFNPDGVPSEVLSGYIRSKIRISRDLPFASKVFASEIMHGAPHLSADLVEQLNGQAKHNIDCIQSWIDRGQIAPIDPNHLMFSIWAATQTYADFDWQISAITGKDKLDEADYEAAAQTIIRLVLKGCEPD; via the coding sequence ATGAGCACAATCCGCGAGCGCAACAAAGAACTGATCCTGCGTGCCGCCAGTGAGGAGTTTGCCGACAAGGGCTTCGCTGCGACCAAAACCAGCGACATCGCCGCCAAGGCGGGATTGCCCAAGCCCAACGTCTACTACTACTTCAAGTCCAAGGAAAACCTCTACCGCGAGGTATTGGAAAGCATCATCGTGCCGATTTTGCAGGCCTCGACGCCTTTCAATCCGGACGGCGTACCGAGCGAAGTGCTGAGCGGCTACATCCGCTCGAAGATCCGTATCTCCCGCGACCTGCCCTTCGCCTCGAAAGTATTCGCCAGCGAAATCATGCACGGCGCCCCGCACCTGAGCGCCGACCTGGTCGAGCAGCTCAACGGCCAGGCCAAGCACAACATCGACTGCATCCAGAGCTGGATCGATCGCGGCCAGATCGCCCCGATCGACCCCAACCACCTGATGTTCAGCATCTGGGCCGCGACCCAGACCTACGCCGACTTTGACTGGCAGATTTCTGCCATCACGGGGAAGGACAAGCTGGATGAAGCCGATTATGAAGCGGCGGCGCAGACGATTATCCGGTTGGTGTTGAAAGGCTGTGAGCCGGACTGA
- a CDS encoding DUF485 domain-containing protein has translation MNDSIYLSIQNSPRFKELVRKREKFAWILSAIMLGLYSGFILLIAYGPHILGAKLSPESSITWGIPIGVGLILSAFILTAIYVRRANGEFDDLNNAILKEAQQ, from the coding sequence ATGAACGACAGCATTTACCTCTCGATTCAAAACAGTCCCCGATTCAAGGAGCTGGTGCGAAAAAGGGAAAAGTTCGCCTGGATACTCTCGGCGATCATGCTCGGGCTTTACTCTGGCTTCATCCTTCTGATCGCTTACGGGCCGCATATTCTGGGCGCGAAACTCAGTCCGGAATCCTCGATTACCTGGGGTATTCCGATCGGTGTCGGACTGATTCTTTCGGCATTCATCCTCACCGCTATCTATGTGCGCCGCGCCAATGGCGAGTTTGACGACCTGAACAATGCGATTCTCAAGGAGGCTCAGCAATGA
- a CDS encoding glycine betaine ABC transporter substrate-binding protein, with the protein MKMRRLLGASAALVLAMSSTFASAEKQTLNIGYVDGWSDSVATTHVAAEVIKQKLGYDVKLQAVATGIMWQGVATGKLDAMLSAWLPVTHGEYWTKNKDLVVDYGPNFKDAKIGLIVPEYVKAKSIEDLKTDDTFKNRIVGIDAGSGVMLKTDQAIKDYGLDKYSLKASSGAGMIAELTRAEKKNESIAVTGWVPHWMFAKWKLRFLDDPKGVYGAAETVNSIGSKELATKAPEVAKFLKNFQWASKDEIGEVMLAIQDGAKPDAAAKDWVAKHPDRVADWTK; encoded by the coding sequence ATGAAGATGCGACGACTTTTAGGCGCAAGTGCTGCTCTGGTGCTTGCGATGAGTTCCACGTTCGCCAGTGCAGAAAAACAGACCCTGAACATCGGTTACGTTGACGGTTGGTCCGACAGCGTCGCGACCACCCACGTGGCGGCCGAGGTGATCAAACAGAAACTCGGCTACGACGTGAAACTGCAAGCCGTTGCCACCGGGATCATGTGGCAGGGTGTTGCCACCGGCAAGCTCGACGCCATGCTCTCCGCCTGGCTGCCAGTGACCCATGGCGAGTACTGGACGAAGAACAAGGATCTGGTCGTCGACTACGGCCCGAACTTCAAGGATGCGAAAATCGGCCTGATCGTGCCGGAGTATGTGAAAGCCAAGTCGATCGAAGACCTGAAAACCGATGACACCTTCAAAAATCGCATCGTCGGTATCGACGCCGGTTCGGGCGTTATGCTCAAAACCGATCAGGCGATCAAGGATTACGGCCTCGACAAATACAGCCTCAAAGCCAGTTCTGGCGCCGGCATGATTGCCGAGCTGACCCGTGCCGAGAAGAAAAACGAATCCATCGCGGTCACCGGTTGGGTGCCGCACTGGATGTTCGCCAAGTGGAAACTGCGCTTCCTCGACGACCCGAAAGGCGTGTATGGCGCGGCTGAAACCGTGAACAGCATCGGCAGTAAAGAACTCGCGACCAAAGCACCGGAAGTGGCCAAGTTCCTGAAGAACTTCCAGTGGGCGTCGAAAGACGAAATCGGCGAGGTCATGCTGGCAATCCAGGACGGTGCCAAGCCTGACGCAGCGGCGAAAGATTGGGTCGCCAAGCACCCGGATCGCGTGGCTGACTGGACCAAATAA
- a CDS encoding DUF808 domain-containing protein has protein sequence MAGSSLLVLVDDIATVLDDVALMSKMAAKKTAGVLGDDLALNAQQVSGVRAEREIPVVWAVAKGSFVNKLILVPSALAISAFVPWLVTPLLMVGGAYLCFEGFEKLAHKFLHSAAEDEAEHAQLTEAVADPATDLVAYEKDKIKGAIRTDFILSAEIIAITLGTVATASLTQQVIVMSGIAIVMTVGVYGLVAGIVKLDDLGLWLTQKPGQFAKKVGSAILSAAPYMMKTLSVVGTAAMFLVGGGILTHGVPVVHDWIEGVGAAAGSVGFAVPMLLNGVAGIIAGAVVLAVVSVVGKIWKSLKN, from the coding sequence ATGGCAGGAAGCAGTTTGCTGGTGCTGGTCGACGATATTGCCACCGTGCTGGACGACGTGGCGTTGATGAGCAAAATGGCCGCCAAGAAGACCGCCGGCGTACTCGGCGATGATCTGGCGCTCAACGCCCAGCAGGTCTCCGGCGTACGTGCCGAGCGGGAAATTCCCGTGGTCTGGGCCGTGGCCAAGGGCTCGTTCGTCAACAAGCTGATTCTGGTGCCATCGGCGCTAGCGATCAGTGCGTTCGTGCCGTGGCTGGTGACGCCGCTGTTGATGGTCGGTGGTGCCTATCTGTGTTTCGAGGGCTTCGAGAAGCTCGCGCACAAGTTTCTGCACAGTGCGGCTGAAGATGAAGCCGAACATGCGCAACTGACTGAGGCGGTAGCGGATCCGGCGACGGATCTGGTGGCGTACGAGAAGGACAAGATCAAAGGCGCGATTCGCACCGACTTCATCCTCTCGGCAGAGATTATCGCGATCACTCTGGGCACCGTGGCAACTGCCTCGCTGACTCAGCAAGTGATTGTCATGTCCGGCATTGCGATTGTGATGACGGTGGGCGTTTATGGCCTGGTGGCGGGCATCGTCAAACTCGACGACCTCGGCCTGTGGCTGACGCAAAAGCCTGGGCAGTTTGCGAAAAAAGTCGGCAGCGCCATTCTCAGCGCCGCGCCATACATGATGAAAACCTTGTCGGTGGTCGGTACGGCAGCGATGTTCCTGGTCGGCGGCGGCATCCTCACCCACGGCGTGCCGGTGGTGCATGACTGGATTGAAGGCGTAGGCGCAGCGGCCGGCAGTGTCGGGTTTGCGGTGCCGATGTTGCTCAATGGTGTCGCGGGGATTATCGCTGGGGCAGTGGTGTTGGCGGTGGTTTCCGTTGTCGGCAAAATCTGGAAATCTCTGAAAAACTGA
- a CDS encoding transposase, which yields MPDLPAAHKLRVGRYTEVSRIYLLTSTTYQRKPIFTNFALGKLVADQFRHAQDSGLVSSLAWVVMPDHFHWLIELQRGSLSEVMQKTKSLSTKAVRQASGGNSVLWQRGFHDRALRREEDLVKMARYVVANPLRAGLVEKLGDYPLWDAIWV from the coding sequence ATGCCGGATCTACCTGCTGCACATAAATTGCGAGTCGGGCGCTATACCGAAGTCAGTCGAATCTACCTGTTAACCAGCACCACTTATCAACGAAAGCCGATCTTCACGAATTTTGCTTTGGGCAAACTGGTCGCTGATCAATTCCGACACGCGCAAGATTCAGGGCTGGTGAGCTCACTAGCCTGGGTAGTGATGCCAGATCATTTCCATTGGTTGATTGAATTGCAACGAGGTTCATTGAGTGAGGTAATGCAAAAAACCAAATCGCTGAGCACCAAGGCTGTCAGGCAAGCTTCCGGTGGAAACAGCGTTCTCTGGCAGAGAGGGTTTCATGACCGCGCCCTGAGACGGGAAGAAGATCTGGTGAAGATGGCGCGTTATGTCGTGGCCAACCCGTTGCGGGCCGGGCTGGTGGAGAAGCTTGGCGACTATCCGCTGTGGGATGCCATCTGGGTTTGA
- a CDS encoding serine/threonine protein kinase has translation MLRSLRFAALFSGLILSASALAVDIDAASYGYPLTNPFEATIATTPPDLRPELPLDDDINQSDRSLTLRPEREFILPDNFWAVKKLTYRIATQDKPAPLIFLIAGTGARYDSTLNEYLKKLYYKAGYHVVQLSSPTSFDFISAASRFATPGVTKEDAEDMYRVMQAVRAQNPKLPVTEYYLTGYSLGALDAAFVAHLDETRRSFNFKKVLLLNPPVNLYTSITNLDKLVQTEVKGINTSTTFYELVLSKLTRYFQQKGYIDLNDALLYDFQQSKQHLTNEQMAMLIGTSFRFSAADIAFTSDLINRRGLITPPKFPITEGTSLTPFLKRALQCDFDCYLTDQVIPMWRARTDGGSLLQLIDQVSLYALKDYLHDSPKIAVMHNADDVILGPGDLGFLRKTFGDRLTVYPLGGHCGNINYRVNSDAMLEFFRG, from the coding sequence ATGCTCCGTTCCTTGCGCTTCGCCGCGCTGTTCAGCGGCCTTATTTTGAGTGCGTCCGCACTGGCGGTGGATATCGATGCCGCCAGTTATGGCTATCCCCTGACCAACCCGTTCGAGGCGACCATCGCCACGACGCCGCCGGACTTGCGCCCGGAATTGCCGCTGGACGACGACATCAATCAGTCGGACCGCAGCTTGACGTTGCGTCCGGAACGAGAGTTCATCCTGCCGGACAACTTCTGGGCGGTGAAAAAGCTCACCTACCGCATCGCCACCCAGGACAAGCCGGCACCGCTGATCTTCCTGATCGCCGGCACCGGCGCGCGCTATGACAGCACGCTCAACGAATACCTGAAAAAGCTTTACTACAAGGCCGGCTACCACGTTGTGCAGCTGTCGTCGCCGACCAGTTTCGACTTCATCAGCGCGGCCTCGCGTTTCGCCACGCCGGGCGTGACCAAGGAAGACGCCGAAGACATGTACCGGGTGATGCAAGCCGTTCGCGCGCAAAATCCCAAGCTGCCAGTCACCGAGTATTACCTGACCGGTTACAGCCTCGGCGCTCTGGATGCCGCGTTCGTTGCGCATCTGGACGAGACGCGCCGCAGCTTCAACTTCAAGAAAGTGCTGTTGCTCAATCCGCCGGTCAACCTCTACACCTCGATCACCAATCTCGACAAACTGGTGCAAACCGAAGTTAAAGGCATCAACACCAGCACGACATTCTATGAGCTGGTGTTGTCGAAGCTGACCCGCTACTTCCAGCAGAAAGGCTACATCGACCTCAACGATGCGCTGCTCTACGACTTCCAGCAGTCCAAGCAGCACCTGACCAACGAACAGATGGCGATGCTGATCGGCACCTCGTTCCGCTTCTCGGCGGCCGACATTGCGTTCACCTCGGACCTGATCAACCGCCGTGGCCTGATCACCCCGCCGAAATTCCCGATCACCGAAGGCACCAGCCTCACGCCGTTCCTCAAGCGTGCGCTGCAGTGCGACTTCGACTGCTACCTGACCGATCAGGTGATCCCGATGTGGCGCGCGCGCACCGACGGCGGCAGCCTGCTGCAACTGATCGATCAGGTCAGCCTGTATGCGCTCAAGGATTACCTGCACGACAGCCCGAAAATCGCCGTGATGCACAACGCCGACGACGTGATCCTCGGCCCGGGCGACCTCGGTTTCCTGCGCAAGACCTTCGGTGATCGCCTGACCGTTTACCCTCTGGGCGGCCATTGCGGCAACATTAACTACCGCGTCAACAGCGACGCCATGCTGGAGTTCTTCCGTGGCTAA
- a CDS encoding cation acetate symporter encodes MIRRLLALLSVAAFAPSVWAADALTGEVAKQPLNIPAILMFVAFVGATLYITYWASKKNNSAADYYAAGGKITGFQNGLAIAGDYMSAASFLGISALVFTSGYDGLIYSIGFLVGWPIILFLIAERLRNLGKYTFADVASYRLGQTQIRTLSACGSLVVVAFYLIAQMVGAGKLIQLLFGLDYHVAVILVGVLMCMYVLFGGMLATTWVQIIKAVLLLSGASFMALMVMKHVGFDFNTLFSEAIKVHAKGEAIMSPGGLVKDPISAFSLGLALMFGTAGLPHILMRFFTVSDAKEARKSVLYATGFIGYFYILTFIIGFGAILLVSTNPAFKDAAGALLGGNNMAAVHLANAVGGSIFLGFISAVAFATILAVVAGLTLAGASAVSHDLYASVIKKGKANEKDEIRVSKITTIALAVLAIGLGILFESQNIAFMVGLAFSIAASCNFPVLLLSMYWKKLTTRGAMIGGWLGLVSAVGLMVLGPTIWVQILHHEKAIFPYEYPALFSMIIAFVGIWFFSITDKSAAADKERALFFPQFVRSQTGLGASGAVSH; translated from the coding sequence ATGATCCGGCGTCTACTGGCTTTATTGAGTGTTGCGGCTTTCGCGCCGAGTGTCTGGGCGGCTGACGCGTTGACGGGGGAAGTGGCCAAACAGCCGCTTAACATTCCGGCGATCCTGATGTTCGTCGCCTTCGTTGGCGCGACGTTGTACATCACCTACTGGGCCTCGAAGAAAAACAACTCGGCGGCCGACTACTATGCGGCGGGCGGCAAGATCACCGGTTTCCAGAACGGTCTGGCAATTGCCGGTGACTACATGTCGGCGGCGTCCTTCCTGGGGATTTCCGCGCTGGTGTTCACCTCCGGCTACGATGGCCTGATCTACTCGATCGGCTTCCTGGTGGGCTGGCCGATCATTCTGTTCCTGATCGCCGAGCGTCTGCGCAACCTGGGTAAATACACTTTTGCCGACGTGGCGTCCTACCGCCTCGGGCAAACCCAGATCCGCACCCTATCGGCCTGCGGCTCGCTGGTGGTCGTGGCGTTCTACCTGATTGCGCAAATGGTTGGTGCCGGCAAGCTGATTCAGCTGTTGTTCGGTCTGGACTACCACGTTGCGGTGATTCTGGTCGGTGTGCTGATGTGCATGTACGTGCTGTTCGGCGGCATGCTGGCGACCACTTGGGTACAGATCATCAAGGCTGTGCTGTTGCTGTCCGGTGCCTCGTTCATGGCGCTGATGGTCATGAAGCACGTAGGCTTCGACTTCAACACGCTGTTCTCCGAGGCGATCAAGGTGCACGCCAAGGGCGAAGCAATCATGAGCCCCGGCGGTCTGGTCAAGGACCCGATTTCGGCCTTCTCGCTGGGTCTGGCGCTGATGTTCGGTACGGCTGGCCTGCCACACATTCTGATGCGCTTCTTCACCGTGAGTGACGCAAAAGAAGCTCGCAAGAGCGTGCTCTACGCAACTGGCTTCATCGGTTACTTCTACATCCTGACCTTCATCATCGGCTTCGGCGCGATCCTGCTGGTCAGCACTAACCCGGCCTTCAAAGATGCTGCTGGCGCGCTGTTGGGCGGCAACAACATGGCGGCGGTGCACCTGGCCAACGCAGTTGGAGGCAGTATCTTCCTCGGCTTTATCTCGGCGGTGGCGTTCGCGACCATTCTGGCGGTTGTTGCCGGTCTGACGCTGGCGGGTGCTTCGGCGGTTTCTCACGACCTGTATGCCAGTGTGATCAAAAAGGGCAAGGCGAACGAGAAGGACGAGATTCGTGTCTCGAAGATCACCACCATTGCCTTGGCGGTGCTGGCGATTGGCTTGGGCATCCTGTTCGAAAGCCAGAACATTGCGTTCATGGTTGGCTTGGCGTTCTCCATCGCGGCGAGTTGCAACTTCCCGGTGCTGTTGCTTTCGATGTACTGGAAGAAGCTGACCACTCGTGGGGCGATGATTGGCGGCTGGTTGGGTCTGGTCAGTGCCGTTGGTTTGATGGTGCTTGGGCCGACCATCTGGGTGCAGATTCTGCATCATGAGAAGGCGATCTTCCCTTACGAGTATCCGGCGCTGTTCTCGATGATCATTGCTTTTGTGGGGATCTGGTTCTTCTCGATTACCGATAAGTCGGCGGCTGCGGACAAGGAGCGGGCGTTGTTCTTCCCGCAGTTTGTGCGTTCGCAGACGGGGTTGGGGGCGAGTGGGGCGGTTTCGCATTGA
- the gltA gene encoding citrate synthase — MADKKAQLIIEGAAPVELPILTGTVGPDVIDVRGLTATGRFTFDPGFMSTASCESKITYIDGDNGILLHRGYPIEQLAEKSDYLETCYLLLNGELPTAEQKAQFVSTVKNHTMVHEQLKTFFNGFRRDAHPMAVMCGVVGALSAFYHDSLDINNPQHREISAIRLVAKMPTLAAMVYKYSMGQPMMYPRNDLTYAENFLHMMFNTPCEIKPISPVLAKAMDRIFILHADHEQNASTSTVRLAGSSGANPFACIAAGIAALWGPAHGGANEAVLTMLDEIGDVSNIDKFIAKAKDKNDSFKLMGFGHRVYKNRDPRATVMKQTCDEVLKELGINNDPQLELAMRLEEIALTDPYFIERSLYPNVDFYSGIILKAIGIPTSMFTVIFALARTVGWISHWKEMLSSPYKIGRPRQLYTGYESRDISKLEDRK, encoded by the coding sequence ATGGCTGACAAAAAAGCGCAGTTGATCATCGAGGGCGCAGCCCCCGTCGAGCTGCCCATTTTAACCGGCACCGTTGGTCCCGATGTAATCGATGTTCGGGGCCTGACGGCCACGGGCCGCTTCACTTTCGACCCGGGTTTCATGTCGACCGCCTCGTGCGAATCGAAGATTACCTATATTGACGGCGACAACGGCATTCTGTTGCACCGCGGCTACCCGATCGAACAGCTGGCTGAAAAGTCGGACTACCTGGAAACCTGCTACCTGCTGCTCAACGGCGAACTGCCGACCGCAGAACAGAAGGCCCAGTTCGTCAGCACCGTGAAAAACCACACCATGGTTCACGAGCAGTTGAAAACCTTCTTCAACGGTTTCCGTCGCGACGCCCACCCGATGGCCGTCATGTGCGGTGTAGTCGGCGCCCTCTCGGCCTTCTACCACGACTCCCTCGACATCAATAACCCGCAGCATCGCGAAATCTCCGCGATCCGTCTGGTTGCCAAGATGCCGACCCTGGCAGCGATGGTTTACAAGTACTCCATGGGCCAACCCATGATGTACCCGCGCAACGACCTGACGTACGCGGAAAACTTCCTGCACATGATGTTCAACACCCCGTGCGAGATCAAACCGATCAGCCCGGTGCTCGCCAAGGCCATGGACCGCATCTTCATCCTCCACGCCGACCACGAGCAGAACGCGTCGACCTCCACCGTGCGTCTGGCCGGTTCTTCGGGTGCCAACCCGTTTGCCTGTATCGCCGCCGGTATCGCCGCACTGTGGGGCCCTGCCCACGGCGGTGCGAACGAAGCCGTTCTGACCATGCTTGACGAGATTGGCGATGTGTCGAACATCGACAAGTTCATCGCCAAGGCCAAGGACAAGAACGATTCGTTCAAACTGATGGGCTTCGGTCACCGCGTTTACAAGAACCGCGACCCTCGCGCGACTGTCATGAAGCAGACCTGCGACGAAGTACTGAAGGAACTGGGCATCAACAACGATCCGCAACTCGAACTGGCCATGCGCCTGGAAGAGATTGCGTTGACTGACCCGTACTTCATCGAACGCTCGCTGTACCCGAACGTCGACTTCTACTCGGGGATTATCCTCAAGGCGATCGGCATTCCGACCAGCATGTTCACCGTGATTTTCGCGTTGGCACGTACTGTTGGCTGGATTTCGCACTGGAAAGAGATGCTCTCCAGCCCGTACAAGATTGGCCGTCCGCGTCAGCTGTACACTGGTTACGAGTCGCGTGATATTTCCAAGCTGGAAGACCGTAAATAA
- the sdhC gene encoding succinate dehydrogenase, cytochrome b556 subunit, which yields MKSQRPVNLDLRTIKLPITGVTSFLHRVSGIILFLGIGFMLYALGKSLGSEEGFAEVKACLTSPLAKFVAWGLLSALLYHLVAGVRHLIMDMGIGETLEGGRLGSKIIIAVSVVLIVLAGVWIW from the coding sequence GTGAAAAGCCAACGACCTGTAAACCTAGACCTAAGGACCATCAAACTCCCCATCACCGGCGTTACGTCGTTTCTTCACCGTGTTTCCGGCATCATCCTCTTCCTGGGTATCGGCTTCATGCTTTATGCATTGGGCAAATCTCTGGGTTCCGAGGAAGGTTTTGCCGAGGTGAAGGCATGCTTGACCAGCCCGCTGGCCAAGTTCGTAGCATGGGGCCTCCTGTCCGCTCTGCTGTATCACCTGGTAGCCGGTGTGCGCCACTTGATCATGGACATGGGCATCGGTGAGACGCTGGAAGGCGGCCGCCTGGGCTCGAAAATTATCATCGCCGTTTCCGTGGTGCTGATCGTTCTGGCAGGAGTTTGGATATGGTAA